From Arachis stenosperma cultivar V10309 chromosome 2, arast.V10309.gnm1.PFL2, whole genome shotgun sequence, one genomic window encodes:
- the LOC130961521 gene encoding (+)-neomenthol dehydrogenase-like, whose product MEEAPQRYAVVTGANKGIGLEVVRQLASNGVKVVLTSRDEKRGLHALETLKDLSDFVLFHQLDVADPASVASLADFIKSKFGKLDILVNNAGINGLVITDNDLIPSVISKPQDLSEEELEKARIETYELGEECLQINYYGSKRTTESLLPLLQLSDSPTIVNVSSSLGILERISNKWGKGVLSDAENLTEERVDVVLKEFMKDFKEGSLKDKGWPTAFGAYTLSKAAMNAYTRILAKMLPTFCINCLCPGYIKTDITANTGLYTVEEGAANVVRLALLPNGSPSGLFYNRNEVHSY is encoded by the exons ATGGAAGAAGCTCCACAAAG GTATGCAGTTGTGACTGGAGCAAACAAAGGAATTGGATTGGAGGTAGTAAGGCAATTGGCTTCAAATGGAGTGAAGGTTGTGTTGACTTCAAGAGATGAGAAGAGAGGCCTTCATGCTTTGGAAACCCTTAAAGATCTCTCTGATTTTGTGCTCTTTCACCAGCTTGATGTTGCTGATCCTGCAAGTGTTGCTTCTCTTGCAGATTTCATCAAATCCAAATTTGGCAAACTTGATATTCTG GTTAACAATGCAGGGATTAATGGACTTGTAATTACAGACAACGATTTAATCCCTTCAGTAATATCGAAACCCCAG GATTTATCTGAAGAAGAACTAGAAAAAGCAAGGATTGAAACATATGAATTAGGCGAAGAATGTTTGCAAATAAATTATTACGGTTCTAAAAGAACCACTGAATCTCTTCTTCCCCTCCTCCAATTATCTGATTCACCAACAATTGTGAACGTGTCATCTTCCTTGGGAATATTAGAG CGTATATCAAACAAATGGGGCAAAGGGGTGTTAAGTGATGCTGAAAATCTTACTGAAGAGAGAGTGGATGTGGTGTTAAAGGAGTTTATGAAAGATTTCAAAGAAGGGTCATTAAAAGACAAAGGCTGGCCTACGGCTTTTGGTGCCTACACTCTGTCCAAAGCTGCTATGAATGCCTATACAAGAATTCTTGCCAAAATGTTGCCTACTTTTTGCATCAATTGTCTTTGTCCTGGTTATATTAAGACTGATATCACTGCAAATACTGGCCTTTATACGGTGGAAGAAGGTGCTGCTAATGTTGTGAGATTAGCATTACTTCCAAATGGTAGTCCTTCTGGTCTTTTTTATAACAGGAATGAAGTGCATTCCTATTAA
- the LOC130962189 gene encoding (+)-neomenthol dehydrogenase-like, with amino-acid sequence MEQAPQRYAVVTGANKGIGIEIVRQLASNGVKVVLTSRDEKRGLHALETLKDVSPLVLFHHLDVADPATMDSLANFIKSKFGKLHILINNAGIGGLVIKDNDLVPQVLFKSRELSDDVIEKAGIVQTFELVEECLQINYYGAKRTSEALLPLLQLSESPRIVNVSSSLEKLKRVSNEWAKGILGDAENLTEERVDEVLNEFLKDIKEGCLERKRWPKVLGAYIISKAAMNAYTRIVAKKYPTICINSVCPGYVKTDITANTGILAAEEGAASPVKIALLSNASSGLFYSQNEVSSF; translated from the exons ATATGCAGTTGTGACGGGAGCAAATAAAGGAATTGGAATAGAAATAGTAAGGCAATTAGCTTCAAATGGAGTGAAGGTTGTGTTGACTTCAAGAGATGAGAAGAGAGGCCTTCATGCATTGGAAACTCTCAAAGATGTCTCTCCTCTTGTGCTCTTTCACCACCTTGATGTTGCTGATCCTGCTACTATGGATTCTCTTGCAAATTTCATCAAATCCAAATTTGGAAAACTCCACATTTTG ATCAACAATGCAGGGATTGGTGGACTTGTGATTAAGGACAATGATTTGGTCCCTCAAGTGTTATTCAAAAGCAGG GAATTATCAGATGATGTAATAGAGAAAGCCGGAATTGTTCAAACATTCGAGCTAGTTGAAGAATGCTTGCAAATAAATTATTACGGTGCTAAAAGAACATCTGAAGCCCTTCTCCCTCTTCTCCAATTATCTGAATCACCAAGAATTGTGAATGTATCATCCTCCCTAGAAAAGTTAAAG CGTGTATCAAATGAATGGGCTAAAGGAATCTTGGGTGATGCTGAAAACCTTACAGAAGAGAGAGTTGATGAAGTGTTGAATGAATTTCTGAAAGATATCAAAGAAGGGtgtttagaaagaaaaagatggCCTAAGGTTCTTGGTGCCTATATTATCTCAAAAGCTGCTATGAATGCATATACAAGAATTGTTGCTAAAAAGTACCCTACTATATGCATCAATAGTGTGTGCCCTGGTTATGTTAAAACTGATATAACTGCCAATACTGGGATTTTAGCGGCAGAAGAAGGTGCTGCTAGTCCTGTCAAAATAGCATTGCTTTCAAATGCTTCTTCTGGCCTTTTCTATTCTCAGAATGAGGTTTCTTCATTCTAA
- the LOC130961337 gene encoding (+)-neomenthol dehydrogenase-like has translation MEDSSQRYAVVTGANKGIGLEIVRQLASNGVKVVLTSRDEKRGLHALETLKDLSDFVFFHQLDVADPASVASLADFIKSKFGKLDILVNNAGVSGVVIKDTDLLPSLILKGEELSDDEIEKARSQTYELAQDCLQINYYGAKRTSESLLSLLQLSDSPRIVNVSSFLGQLKCVLNEWAKGVFNDADNLTEEKIDMVLNEFLEDFKEGRLESKGWPKAISAYVLSKAALNAYTRILAKKFPTFCINSVCPGYVKTDMTSNTGFITVEEGAASPVRLALLPNGSPSGFFYDRSEISFY, from the exons ATGGAAGATTCTTCACAAAG GTATGCAGTAGTGACTGGAGCAAACAAAGGAATTGGATTAGAAATAGTAAGGCAATTGGCTTCAAATGGAGTGAAGGTTGTGTTGACATCCAGAGATGAGAAGAGAGGCCTTCATGCTTTGGAAACCCTTAAAGATCTCTCTGATTTTGTGTTCTTTCACCAGCTTGATGTTGCTGATCCTGCAAGTGTTGCTTCTCTTGCAGATTTCATCAAATCCAAATTTGGCAAACTTGATATTCTG GTTAACAATGCAGGGGTTAGTGGAGTTGTGATTAAAGACACTGATTTACTCCCTTCATTAATACTGAAAGGCGAG GAATTATCTGACGATGAAATAGAAAAGGCAAGGAGTCAAACATATGAATTAGCACAAGATTGCTTGCAAATAAATTATTATGGTGCTAAAAGAACATCCGAAtctcttctttcccttctcCAGTTATCCGATTCACCAAGAATCGTGAATGTATCATCTTTTTTGGGACAGTTAAAG TGTGTATTAAATGAATGGGCTAAAGGGGTGTTCAATGACGCTGATAACCTTACAGAAGAGAAAATAGATATGGTATTGAATGAGTTTCTAGAAGATTTCAAAGAAGGGAGATTAGAAAGTAAAGGATGGCCTAAGGCTATTAGTGCTTACGTTCTCTCCAAAGCTGCTTTGAATGCATATACAAGAATTCTTGCTAAGAAGTTCCCTACATTTTGCATCAATAGTGTGTGTCCTGGTTATGTTAAAACTGATATGACTTCAAATACTGGCTTCATAACTGTGGAAGAAGGTGCTGCTAGTCCCGTGAGGTTGGCACTACTTCCAAATGGTAGTCCTTCTGGCTTCTTTTATGATCGGAGTGAAATCTCTTTCTATTAA